The Virgibacillus phasianinus genome includes a window with the following:
- a CDS encoding acyl-CoA carboxylase subunit beta: MDIFDKINELYDKRRQVELGGGDERIEKQHVKGKNTARERIDYLLDEGTFVELNPFMEHRETDFGMDTSNAKGEGVVTGYGKINGKAVYLFAQDFTVYGGALGEMHGKKIAAVMDLAAKNGVPFIGLNDSGGARIQEGVSSLDGYGQVFYRNSIYSGVIPQISVILGPSAGGAVYSPAITDFVIMVEKTSQMFITGPKVIETVTGEKITAEGLGGADVHNSKSGNAHIKASSEEEALDRVRELLYYLPANNKEKPEIDKVNDLDRMCQDITDIVPFDSTRPYDVKRVIGQVVDPNSFFEIHKDFAKNIVVGFARINGQTVGLVCNQPKYLAGGLDIDSSDKAARFIRFCDSFNIPLVTFEDVTGFFPGVKQEHGGIIRHGAKILYAYSEATVPKITVITRKAFGGAYVALNSKSIGADLVYAWPNAEIAVMGPEGAANIIFAKEIAESENPEETRQNKIDTYREKFANPYVAAGLGMIDDVIDPRETRIKLIQALDMLQNKQEDRPAKKHGNIPL, from the coding sequence ATGGACATTTTTGATAAGATTAACGAACTTTATGATAAAAGAAGGCAAGTAGAACTTGGTGGCGGAGATGAACGAATCGAGAAACAGCATGTTAAGGGTAAAAATACTGCAAGAGAACGCATTGACTACCTATTGGATGAAGGAACATTTGTAGAGTTGAACCCTTTTATGGAACACCGTGAAACGGACTTTGGCATGGACACCTCAAATGCAAAAGGCGAGGGAGTCGTTACAGGATATGGAAAAATAAATGGAAAAGCGGTTTATTTATTTGCTCAGGATTTTACCGTTTATGGTGGGGCACTGGGGGAAATGCATGGCAAAAAGATTGCTGCTGTAATGGACTTAGCCGCAAAAAACGGGGTGCCGTTCATCGGATTGAATGATTCTGGTGGTGCCAGAATACAGGAAGGTGTGTCATCATTAGATGGATATGGACAAGTATTTTACCGGAACTCTATTTACTCAGGTGTGATTCCACAGATATCCGTCATCCTTGGTCCAAGTGCTGGTGGAGCAGTTTATTCGCCAGCGATTACCGATTTTGTCATTATGGTCGAGAAAACATCACAAATGTTTATAACAGGGCCAAAAGTTATTGAAACGGTCACTGGCGAGAAAATAACTGCTGAGGGGTTAGGCGGTGCTGATGTACATAACTCGAAAAGCGGAAATGCGCATATTAAAGCAAGCAGTGAGGAAGAGGCTCTAGACAGAGTACGTGAATTACTTTATTATTTACCGGCAAATAATAAAGAAAAACCGGAGATTGACAAGGTCAATGATCTTGATCGTATGTGTCAGGACATTACTGATATTGTTCCATTCGATTCAACCCGGCCATACGATGTAAAACGTGTCATCGGGCAAGTCGTTGACCCAAATAGTTTTTTTGAAATTCATAAGGATTTTGCCAAAAATATTGTTGTTGGCTTCGCACGGATAAACGGACAGACGGTTGGTCTTGTGTGTAATCAACCCAAATATTTGGCTGGTGGCCTGGACATTGATTCCAGTGATAAAGCAGCCAGGTTTATCCGATTCTGTGATTCCTTTAATATTCCGTTAGTTACATTTGAAGACGTTACTGGTTTTTTCCCTGGCGTTAAACAGGAACATGGTGGTATTATTCGCCATGGTGCGAAGATTTTATATGCATATTCTGAAGCAACTGTTCCCAAAATTACAGTAATTACCAGGAAGGCATTCGGAGGCGCTTATGTAGCGTTAAACAGTAAGTCAATAGGCGCAGACCTTGTTTACGCCTGGCCGAATGCGGAAATAGCAGTAATGGGTCCGGAAGGTGCTGCCAACATTATTTTCGCTAAAGAAATTGCGGAAAGCGAAAATCCAGAAGAAACAAGGCAGAACAAAATTGATACTTATCGTGAAAAATTTGCTAACCCATATGTGGCAGCGGGACTCGGTATGATTGATGATGTAATTGATCCGCGGGAAACGCGAATTAAATTGATTCAGGCGCTAGACATGCTGCAAAACAAACAAGAAGACCGCCCAGCAAAAAAACACGGAAACATCCCATTGTAG
- a CDS encoding SDR family oxidoreductase has translation MHVFDLFKLSGKTAIVTGGARGLGAQIALGFAEAGANVVVCSRKLDACKEMSENLKEFGVDSLAFSCDITNKEDIQKVVADTKSHFGSIDILVNNSGATWGAPVVDMPYEAWEKVINVNVTGTFLMSQEVGKAMIEQNHGKIINISSVAGFGGTDPRYMDTIGYNTSKGAVMTLTKDLAVKWGQYNINVNALAPGFFPTKMSKGLIGTGKDKILEGTPLNRLGSNTDLKGAALFLASKASDYVSGDILTVDGGAHAL, from the coding sequence ATGCATGTATTTGACTTATTTAAACTATCAGGCAAAACAGCAATCGTAACTGGTGGTGCACGAGGATTAGGCGCGCAAATTGCGCTGGGATTCGCTGAAGCTGGAGCAAATGTAGTAGTTTGCTCGCGTAAACTGGATGCCTGTAAAGAAATGAGCGAAAATCTGAAGGAATTTGGTGTTGATTCATTGGCATTTAGTTGTGATATAACCAATAAGGAAGACATCCAAAAAGTTGTGGCGGATACAAAGTCACATTTTGGATCAATTGATATATTAGTGAACAACAGTGGGGCAACTTGGGGTGCGCCAGTTGTTGATATGCCTTATGAAGCCTGGGAGAAGGTGATTAATGTTAATGTAACGGGAACATTCCTGATGAGTCAGGAAGTTGGCAAAGCTATGATTGAACAAAACCATGGAAAAATCATCAATATATCTTCCGTTGCAGGTTTTGGTGGCACAGATCCAAGGTATATGGATACGATTGGATATAACACAAGCAAGGGCGCGGTAATGACATTAACAAAGGATCTTGCGGTTAAGTGGGGACAATATAATATTAACGTAAATGCGCTGGCGCCTGGATTCTTTCCAACGAAAATGTCAAAAGGGTTAATCGGTACCGGGAAAGATAAAATCCTGGAAGGAACACCATTAAACCGTTTGGGTAGCAACACAGATTTAAAGGGTGCAGCATTGTTCCTTGCATCTAAAGCATCAGACTATGTCAGCGGAGATATTCTTACTGTTGACGGTGGGGCACATGCATTATAG
- a CDS encoding M20/M25/M40 family metallo-hydrolase: MITVNNERLVDEFLELVQIDSETKHETEIAKVLKKKFTDLGLEVIEDNSQEETGHGAGNLICTLKGTKDNIEPIYFTSHMDTVVPGNGIKPSIIDGYIVSDGSTILGADDKAGLAAIFEMIRTLKDNNVDHGEIQFIITAGEESGLVGAKALDASLLKAKYGYAIDSNGEVGDIIVAAPTQAKIFTVMKGKTAHAGVAPEQGVSAITLAAKAISKMPLGRIDDETTANIGRFEGGKQTNIVCDYVEILAEARSLDPKKMEAQVEKMKQAYESTAIEYGGTAEVDIQIMYPGFRQEAGDQVVEVARNAAKAIGRESKLLTSGGGSDANVIAGHGVPTVNLAVGYENIHTTNERIAVEDLVKITEYITAIVQETAK, from the coding sequence ATGATTACTGTAAATAATGAACGATTAGTTGACGAATTTTTGGAATTAGTACAGATTGATTCCGAAACCAAACATGAAACAGAGATCGCGAAGGTATTAAAGAAAAAATTTACCGATCTTGGTTTAGAAGTTATTGAAGATAATAGTCAGGAAGAAACTGGTCATGGTGCAGGTAACTTAATCTGTACGTTAAAAGGTACAAAAGATAACATAGAACCTATTTATTTCACGTCACATATGGACACCGTTGTTCCGGGTAATGGAATTAAGCCATCAATAATTGACGGATATATCGTTTCGGATGGTTCAACCATCCTTGGTGCAGATGATAAGGCAGGGTTAGCGGCAATATTTGAAATGATCCGGACCTTAAAAGATAATAATGTGGATCATGGGGAAATTCAATTTATCATTACTGCTGGAGAGGAATCGGGTTTAGTAGGTGCTAAAGCACTTGATGCATCATTATTGAAAGCAAAATACGGTTATGCTATTGACAGTAATGGTGAGGTTGGCGATATTATCGTTGCAGCACCTACACAAGCAAAAATTTTCACCGTTATGAAAGGAAAAACCGCACATGCCGGTGTTGCACCTGAACAGGGCGTATCCGCTATTACGTTGGCAGCAAAGGCGATTTCCAAAATGCCACTTGGAAGAATCGATGATGAAACAACTGCAAATATCGGGCGATTTGAGGGTGGCAAGCAGACAAACATCGTATGCGATTACGTGGAAATCCTAGCTGAAGCGCGTTCCCTTGATCCAAAGAAAATGGAAGCACAAGTGGAAAAAATGAAACAGGCGTACGAATCGACTGCTATCGAGTATGGTGGCACAGCAGAAGTTGATATCCAGATTATGTATCCTGGATTTAGACAAGAAGCCGGTGATCAAGTGGTAGAAGTAGCCAGAAATGCAGCCAAAGCAATTGGCCGGGAGAGCAAGCTCTTAACAAGTGGTGGCGGCAGTGATGCAAATGTTATCGCCGGCCATGGTGTTCCTACCGTAAACCTGGCAGTAGGCTATGAAAATATCCATACAACCAATGAACGAATTGCTGTAGAGGATTTGGTTAAAATTACAGAATATATTACCGCAATTGTTCAAGAAACAGCTAAATAG
- a CDS encoding long-chain-fatty-acid--CoA ligase, which yields MEKVWLKHYPMHVQRDLEIPDESIPGMLKRTIANYGENKALYFYGSETSYYELGNQSAAFASSLQQNGLNKGDRVALMLPNCPQFVIGYYGILQAGGIVTQVNPMLVGKELEYILNDSGAETIVIYEPLLPILNAILDQTSIKQVIKVNLAGRDTKDGMAVGFGDFIKQAKKPPEEVVINPAEDVAVLQYTGGTTGRSKGAMLTHRNVLANVMQTYEYFKDEIQLGKDRYLTVIPLFHVFGMTSCMNLSIYTGSMSIMLPKFDLEEVLQTIKDLKPTSFPGVPTMYVALTNHPKAEQYGIDSIRLCNSGSAPMPGELLRSFERKTGAMILEGYGLSESSPVTHCNPVFSTRKPGSIGIGVPSTDYKIVDLEEGETELPFGEVGEIAIKGPQVMKGYWNMPEETDHTLRDGWLYTGDIAHMDEDGYVFIIDRKKDLIIASGYNIYPRDVEEIIYEHPAIQEAVVVGIPDAYRGETVKAVVVLKDNQYCGEDELITYCRNNMAAYKVPRVIEFRKELPKTNVGKILRRAIREDT from the coding sequence ATGGAAAAGGTTTGGTTAAAGCACTACCCGATGCATGTGCAGAGGGATTTGGAAATACCGGATGAATCAATTCCAGGTATGTTGAAGAGGACGATTGCTAATTATGGGGAAAACAAAGCACTTTATTTTTACGGAAGTGAGACGAGCTATTACGAGCTTGGAAATCAATCGGCAGCTTTTGCCTCATCCCTTCAGCAAAATGGTTTGAATAAGGGCGATCGTGTTGCTCTTATGCTCCCAAATTGTCCCCAGTTTGTGATTGGTTACTATGGCATTTTACAGGCCGGGGGAATTGTTACACAGGTTAATCCAATGCTTGTTGGCAAAGAGCTTGAATACATCTTAAATGATTCTGGAGCGGAAACAATCGTGATCTATGAACCGTTACTTCCTATCCTGAATGCCATTCTTGATCAGACATCCATTAAACAGGTAATTAAAGTCAATCTGGCTGGACGCGATACAAAAGATGGCATGGCGGTAGGGTTTGGCGATTTTATCAAACAGGCTAAAAAACCTCCAGAAGAAGTAGTAATAAACCCTGCAGAAGATGTTGCGGTTCTGCAATATACAGGTGGGACTACTGGCAGGTCAAAGGGAGCTATGCTAACCCATCGAAATGTGCTCGCTAATGTGATGCAGACATACGAGTATTTTAAAGATGAAATTCAACTAGGAAAGGATCGCTATCTTACGGTAATTCCATTGTTTCACGTGTTTGGGATGACGTCCTGCATGAATCTTTCCATCTATACGGGTTCTATGAGTATTATGCTGCCTAAATTTGATCTGGAAGAGGTTCTGCAAACAATAAAAGATTTGAAACCTACTTCCTTTCCAGGTGTTCCAACAATGTATGTGGCGCTCACGAATCATCCAAAGGCAGAACAATATGGGATTGATAGTATAAGACTTTGCAATAGCGGAAGTGCTCCGATGCCCGGTGAATTGCTTCGTTCGTTTGAAAGAAAAACAGGTGCGATGATTTTAGAAGGATATGGTCTCTCTGAAAGTTCGCCAGTTACACACTGCAACCCGGTGTTCTCTACCAGAAAACCTGGAAGTATTGGCATTGGGGTCCCGTCAACCGATTATAAAATTGTCGATTTAGAGGAAGGGGAAACAGAACTTCCTTTTGGTGAGGTTGGAGAAATTGCTATTAAAGGACCACAAGTAATGAAAGGCTACTGGAACATGCCAGAAGAAACCGATCACACATTGCGTGATGGGTGGCTTTATACAGGTGACATAGCACATATGGACGAAGATGGTTATGTTTTCATCATTGATCGCAAGAAAGACTTGATTATCGCAAGTGGGTACAATATCTATCCACGAGACGTGGAAGAGATTATTTATGAACACCCCGCCATTCAGGAAGCCGTGGTTGTTGGGATTCCTGATGCCTATCGGGGGGAAACCGTAAAGGCTGTAGTTGTTTTAAAGGATAATCAGTACTGTGGTGAAGATGAGTTAATCACTTATTGCCGAAATAATATGGCCGCATATAAGGTTCCACGGGTAATTGAATTTAGGAAGGAACTTCCAAAAACAAACGTAGGTAAAATTCTGAGGCGCGCTATAAGGGAAGATACCTAA
- the rnz gene encoding ribonuclease Z translates to MELIFLGTGSGVPSKERNVSSLALTLLQEQNSIWLFDCGESTQHQILRTSIKPRKINKVFITHLHGDHLFGLPGLLSSRSFQGGNDLLTIYGPTGIKEYVETSLQISGTHLTYPLQFIELSEGKLFEDDTFKVYCKKLHHGISSYGFRIEEKDKPGELLVSKLKEKGISPGPLYQQIKEQETTILPNGQSIARSDFLGPDKKGRTISILGDTRRTGTNTEFVLDSDVLVHEATFNRENEDLADQYFHSTTVQAATLAKDSSVRQLVLTHISSRYQKQDSQDLVREAQSIFSNTKLAHDFFVMDIPTKK, encoded by the coding sequence ATGGAATTAATTTTCCTTGGGACAGGATCCGGGGTGCCTTCAAAGGAAAGAAATGTATCTTCCCTTGCCCTAACATTGTTACAGGAACAAAATAGTATATGGTTGTTTGATTGCGGAGAATCGACGCAACATCAAATATTACGGACATCCATTAAACCAAGAAAAATTAACAAAGTTTTTATTACCCACCTGCATGGGGATCATTTATTTGGACTTCCGGGTTTGTTAAGCAGCAGGTCATTCCAAGGGGGTAATGACCTGTTAACCATTTATGGACCAACAGGAATTAAAGAATACGTAGAAACCAGTCTGCAAATCAGCGGTACGCATCTAACGTATCCATTGCAATTTATCGAACTTTCTGAGGGAAAATTGTTTGAAGATGACACATTTAAGGTATATTGTAAAAAGCTCCACCATGGAATATCCAGTTATGGATTTCGCATAGAAGAGAAGGATAAACCCGGAGAATTACTTGTTTCAAAACTAAAAGAAAAAGGTATTTCTCCTGGGCCACTTTATCAGCAAATTAAGGAACAAGAGACAACCATTCTACCAAATGGTCAATCTATTGCCAGATCCGACTTTTTGGGTCCAGACAAAAAAGGCCGCACCATCTCCATTTTAGGGGATACACGTCGAACAGGAACCAATACAGAATTTGTTCTTGATTCCGATGTGTTAGTTCATGAAGCAACATTTAACCGGGAAAATGAGGATCTTGCTGATCAATATTTCCATTCAACAACGGTACAAGCAGCAACCCTGGCAAAGGACAGTTCGGTCCGTCAACTTGTGCTGACTCATATTTCCTCACGTTATCAAAAACAAGACAGTCAGGACCTGGTTCGGGAAGCTCAATCTATTTTTTCGAACACGAAACTTGCACATGATTTTTTTGTAATGGACATCCCTACTAAAAAATAA
- a CDS encoding peptide ABC transporter substrate-binding protein — MLNYINKFIPILLVLLLILAACSSGDNEQKNNNADSQENKKVVNISAPGVIPSLSPTIADNDFSFTIINQVFEGLYRLNKEGEPELALAAEEPKVSENNKVYTFKIRKDAKWSNGTPVTAHDFEYAWKKAVNPETGAAYGPQFEEIVDNASEILKGKKPADSLGVEALDDRTLKVSLENAIPFFKELLTTAIFFPQPQEFIEKQDGKYASDSKHTLFNGPFVLADWNGTDQSWTYKKNEKYWDKEAVNVDEIRVNVVKDTGTAVSLYEEGKLDRVNLTGEYVDKYRSNQDYHTFLTGATSYIKMNQGKDGNKTNLANLNIRKAMNLALDKDKLVNSILNNGSVVANGNVPKGLAENPKTGEDFRAENGDLTHFDPREAKKHWEKGLNELGKEKLGISLISSDSGTSKQLAENIKYQLEENLPGLTITIRNLTPKASIAANVGQNYEMIMTGWNGDYHDPLTYLNLFITDSPGNHTGYSNKEYDRLVLGAKGSMANDALKRWNAMLKAERMLIEDSAVLIPLYQDGSAFLQKNYLKNFVTYKVGADNYKWIDIEK; from the coding sequence ATGTTGAACTACATAAATAAATTTATACCAATTTTATTAGTCCTTTTACTCATTTTGGCGGCTTGCAGTAGCGGGGATAATGAGCAAAAGAACAATAATGCAGATTCACAAGAGAATAAGAAGGTGGTGAATATCAGCGCTCCGGGTGTAATTCCAAGTCTAAGTCCAACGATTGCAGATAATGACTTTAGCTTTACCATTATCAATCAGGTATTTGAGGGGTTATACCGTTTAAATAAAGAGGGTGAACCAGAATTAGCGTTGGCAGCAGAAGAACCGAAAGTAAGTGAAAACAATAAGGTCTATACATTCAAAATACGTAAAGATGCGAAATGGTCTAATGGTACTCCTGTGACAGCCCATGACTTTGAATACGCCTGGAAAAAAGCAGTTAATCCGGAAACAGGTGCCGCGTACGGACCGCAATTTGAGGAAATTGTTGACAATGCATCAGAAATCCTAAAGGGTAAAAAGCCGGCTGATTCTTTAGGTGTCGAAGCCCTTGATGATCGTACGTTAAAAGTATCGCTGGAGAATGCTATTCCTTTTTTCAAAGAACTGTTAACAACCGCAATCTTCTTTCCGCAACCACAGGAATTTATTGAGAAACAGGATGGTAAATATGCATCAGACAGTAAACATACTTTATTCAATGGACCATTTGTGTTAGCGGATTGGAATGGAACGGATCAATCATGGACGTATAAAAAGAATGAAAAGTACTGGGACAAGGAAGCTGTTAATGTAGACGAAATACGAGTCAATGTTGTTAAGGATACTGGAACTGCAGTTAGTCTATATGAAGAAGGCAAACTGGATCGGGTTAATCTAACGGGTGAGTATGTAGATAAATATAGAAGTAACCAAGATTATCATACATTTTTGACCGGAGCAACTTCTTATATAAAAATGAATCAAGGAAAAGACGGCAATAAAACAAATCTGGCAAATCTAAACATCCGTAAGGCCATGAATTTGGCATTAGACAAAGATAAATTGGTCAATTCCATTTTGAACAACGGCTCGGTTGTTGCTAATGGCAATGTGCCAAAAGGATTAGCAGAAAACCCAAAAACAGGTGAAGATTTTCGAGCTGAAAACGGTGATTTAACTCATTTTGATCCTAGGGAAGCTAAGAAACACTGGGAAAAGGGGTTAAACGAGCTTGGCAAGGAAAAGCTCGGAATTTCATTGATCAGTTCTGATTCTGGTACATCTAAGCAATTGGCTGAAAATATTAAATATCAACTGGAAGAAAATCTTCCGGGGTTAACGATTACTATAAGGAATCTGACGCCAAAAGCTAGTATTGCAGCCAATGTTGGACAAAATTACGAAATGATTATGACCGGCTGGAATGGCGACTATCATGATCCGCTTACCTACCTGAATCTATTTATTACTGATAGCCCAGGAAATCATACCGGTTATTCAAATAAAGAATATGACCGCCTTGTATTAGGTGCAAAAGGAAGTATGGCAAACGACGCGTTGAAGCGCTGGAATGCTATGCTGAAAGCTGAAAGAATGTTGATTGAGGACAGTGCTGTATTGATCCCACTTTATCAGGACGGGTCAGCATTCCTGCAAAAGAATTACTTGAAAAACTTTGTAACCTATAAGGTTGGCGCGGACAACTATAAATGGATTGATATTGAAAAATAA
- a CDS encoding DNA polymerase IV: MSSKWYPKKGRVIFHIDMNCFYASVEMAYNPKLKGKPLAIAGNPEERKGIIVTSSYEARAKGVKTTMPLWEARKLCPNLIVMRPNFDRYRMASKEMFKMLADITPRVQPVSIDEGYMDISGCADLGSPPDIAENLQQRIKTELDLPCSIGIAPNKFLAKMASDMKKPMGITVLRKRDLPEKLWPLPVGEMYGIGGKTAAKLNSVAINTIGELATTDVYQLKQVLGINGERLRNRANGIDTRAVDPDAVHEFKSIGSSQTLPNDTTSEAEIRKLMHALADNVERRLKRKNAAGRGVQLMIRYHDLKTITRSKKLKIYIESKEDILHVANDLLQKHWNLEPIRLLGITVQDAEEKQHIAHQLDLFTYEKEAEKEKLYSVIDQLSTKYGKNPFKKLNKEQDKNQPRTSFQKDFLDDYKR, translated from the coding sequence ATGTCATCAAAATGGTATCCAAAAAAGGGGCGGGTTATTTTTCATATAGACATGAATTGTTTCTACGCTTCTGTTGAAATGGCTTATAACCCGAAATTAAAAGGAAAACCATTAGCGATTGCTGGAAATCCGGAGGAACGAAAAGGAATCATTGTTACCAGCAGTTATGAGGCCCGAGCAAAAGGTGTAAAAACAACAATGCCTTTATGGGAAGCCAGAAAACTTTGTCCAAATCTTATCGTAATGCGGCCAAACTTTGATCGGTACCGGATGGCTTCTAAAGAAATGTTTAAAATGTTAGCGGATATTACACCAAGGGTACAGCCTGTATCTATTGACGAAGGATATATGGACATATCTGGTTGTGCAGACCTTGGAAGCCCGCCTGACATTGCTGAAAACCTTCAACAAAGAATTAAAACCGAACTCGACCTACCTTGCAGTATTGGTATAGCACCGAATAAATTTTTAGCTAAAATGGCCTCGGATATGAAAAAACCAATGGGAATTACCGTCCTCAGGAAACGGGATTTACCTGAGAAACTATGGCCGCTTCCTGTTGGAGAAATGTACGGAATTGGTGGAAAAACAGCGGCAAAGTTAAATAGTGTCGCTATTAATACTATTGGTGAACTTGCCACTACAGATGTCTATCAGTTAAAGCAGGTGCTTGGAATAAATGGTGAGAGACTAAGAAATCGTGCCAATGGCATTGATACAAGAGCCGTTGATCCTGATGCGGTTCATGAATTTAAAAGTATTGGAAGTTCGCAAACGCTACCAAATGACACAACGAGCGAGGCTGAAATTCGTAAATTAATGCATGCGCTTGCGGATAATGTAGAGAGGCGTTTGAAACGGAAAAATGCTGCGGGTCGGGGTGTACAATTAATGATTCGTTATCACGACTTGAAAACAATCACCCGCAGTAAAAAGCTGAAAATTTACATTGAATCAAAAGAAGATATTCTGCATGTCGCAAACGACTTATTACAGAAACATTGGAACCTTGAGCCAATTCGGCTGCTGGGCATCACTGTTCAAGATGCTGAGGAAAAGCAGCATATTGCTCATCAATTGGATTTATTTACGTATGAGAAGGAAGCAGAAAAGGAAAAATTATATTCCGTAATTGACCAATTATCTACAAAATATGGGAAAAATCCTTTTAAAAAGTTAAATAAGGAACAGGATAAAAATCAGCCACGGACTAGTTTCCAGAAAGATTTCCTGGATGATTATAAGCGGTAG
- a CDS encoding aldehyde dehydrogenase: MNPFHTLVNNQRTFFKSEQTLPYAFRKEQLKKLRDMLKTYEKDIYQALNDDLNKSKNETLTTELGFLYSEIDVTIKHLKEWMKAEKVDTPITHKGSKSFVLAEPYGVTITIAPWNYPLQLAIAPVIGALAAGNTVIIKPSEFTMATSSLLAHMIGSTFDANYVAVVEGAEETSQQLLELKFDYIFFTGSTNVGKIIMKQASEHLTPVTLELGGKSPAIVDKDANIDLAAKRIVWGKFTNAGQTCVAPDFLFVHEKVKQKVIKAMKKHIKSFYGKDPVQNKNYGRIVNTDHFDRLKYLLAESNIVYGGGMNRELCSIEPTIIDDATFEDPIMEEEIFGPLLPVLTFQNLEEAIAVLKGKEKPLSLYFFGENAESQQKVLGRLSFGGGCINDTLYHLANPNLPFGGVGTSGMGSYHGKDSFDTFSHKKSILKQTTKFDIPLRYPGGKIAHNITKRIMK; the protein is encoded by the coding sequence ATGAATCCATTCCATACTTTGGTCAATAACCAGCGCACATTTTTTAAATCCGAGCAGACACTCCCCTATGCTTTTCGCAAGGAACAACTGAAAAAACTGCGAGACATGCTGAAAACTTATGAAAAGGACATCTACCAAGCCTTAAATGATGATCTGAATAAATCTAAAAATGAGACTTTAACAACTGAATTAGGCTTTCTTTACAGTGAAATTGACGTCACAATAAAACACCTTAAAGAGTGGATGAAAGCCGAAAAGGTTGACACACCGATTACCCATAAGGGTTCCAAGAGCTTCGTACTTGCGGAACCATATGGTGTAACGATTACAATAGCGCCTTGGAACTATCCTTTGCAATTGGCTATCGCCCCTGTAATCGGTGCGTTGGCTGCCGGAAACACAGTAATTATCAAGCCCTCTGAATTTACGATGGCAACTTCCTCGCTGCTAGCCCATATGATCGGTTCAACATTTGATGCCAATTATGTTGCCGTGGTCGAAGGGGCTGAGGAAACCAGTCAGCAATTACTTGAATTAAAATTTGACTATATCTTTTTTACAGGCAGTACAAATGTCGGAAAAATTATCATGAAACAAGCCAGTGAACATTTAACACCTGTTACATTGGAGCTTGGCGGAAAGAGCCCGGCAATTGTTGATAAAGATGCCAACATTGATTTAGCCGCTAAACGTATTGTTTGGGGCAAGTTTACCAATGCCGGTCAAACGTGCGTGGCACCTGATTTCTTATTTGTCCATGAAAAAGTAAAACAAAAAGTAATAAAAGCGATGAAAAAACATATTAAATCCTTTTATGGAAAAGATCCGGTTCAAAATAAAAACTATGGTCGAATTGTAAACACAGACCATTTTGACCGCTTAAAATACCTTTTAGCGGAAAGTAATATTGTTTATGGTGGAGGAATGAATCGGGAATTATGTTCCATTGAACCAACAATCATAGATGATGCCACCTTTGAAGATCCCATTATGGAAGAAGAGATCTTTGGCCCATTATTACCTGTTCTGACGTTTCAGAATTTAGAGGAAGCAATTGCAGTTTTAAAAGGTAAAGAAAAACCATTATCATTATACTTTTTTGGCGAAAATGCTGAGTCTCAGCAAAAGGTGCTGGGTCGTTTATCGTTTGGGGGCGGATGTATTAACGATACCCTATACCATCTGGCAAATCCAAACCTTCCATTCGGTGGTGTTGGCACCAGCGGGATGGGTTCCTATCACGGAAAAGATAGCTTTGACACCTTTTCCCACAAGAAAAGCATTCTAAAACAAACAACAAAATTTGATATTCCATTACGCTACCCTGGAGGAAAAATAGCCCATAATATAACAAAGCGGATTATGAAGTGA